In the genome of Limnobaculum zhutongyuii, one region contains:
- the gapA gene encoding glyceraldehyde-3-phosphate dehydrogenase, whose amino-acid sequence MTIKVGINGFGRIGRFVFRAAQERTDIEIVAINDLLDAEYMAYMLKYDSTHGRFKGTVEVKDGQLIVNGKKIRVTAERDPANLKWNEVGVDVVAEATGLFLDDATARKHITAGAKKVVLTGPSKDDTPMFVMGVNDSTYAGQDIVSNASCTTNCLAPVAKVLHDKFGIVEALMTTVHATTATQKTVDGPSHKDWRGGRGAAQNIIPSSTGAAKAVGKVIPSLNGKLTGMSFRVPTPDVSVVDLTARLDKAASYKDICEAMKSASEGALKGILGYTEDDVVSTDFLGEKCTSVFDAKAGISLNDHFVKVVAWYDNEIGYSNKVLDLIAHVSK is encoded by the coding sequence ATGACTATCAAAGTAGGTATTAACGGTTTTGGCCGTATCGGTCGCTTCGTATTCCGTGCTGCACAAGAACGCACTGACATTGAAATCGTTGCAATCAACGACTTGCTCGACGCTGAATACATGGCTTACATGCTGAAGTATGACTCTACACACGGTCGTTTCAAAGGCACCGTTGAAGTGAAAGACGGTCAGTTAATCGTTAATGGTAAGAAAATCCGTGTCACCGCGGAAAGAGATCCAGCAAACCTGAAATGGAACGAAGTTGGCGTTGATGTTGTTGCTGAAGCAACTGGCCTGTTCCTGGATGATGCAACTGCTCGTAAGCACATCACCGCTGGCGCTAAAAAAGTTGTGTTAACTGGCCCATCTAAAGACGATACTCCTATGTTCGTTATGGGTGTGAACGATTCTACCTATGCTGGTCAGGACATCGTTTCTAACGCTTCTTGTACTACTAACTGTCTGGCTCCAGTTGCTAAAGTTCTGCACGACAAATTCGGCATTGTTGAAGCGCTGATGACCACTGTTCACGCAACAACTGCAACGCAGAAAACTGTTGATGGCCCGTCTCATAAAGACTGGCGCGGCGGCCGCGGTGCAGCTCAGAACATCATCCCTTCTTCTACCGGTGCAGCTAAAGCAGTAGGTAAAGTTATTCCTTCACTGAACGGTAAATTAACCGGTATGTCTTTCCGTGTTCCAACTCCAGATGTGTCTGTAGTTGACTTAACTGCACGTTTAGACAAAGCAGCTTCTTACAAAGATATCTGTGAAGCAATGAAATCTGCTTCTGAAGGTGCTCTGAAAGGTATTCTGGGTTACACCGAAGATGACGTTGTTTCTACTGACTTCCTGGGCGAAAAATGCACTTCTGTGTTTGATGCCAAAGCAGGTATCTCTCTGAACGACCACTTCGTGAAAGTTGTTGCCTGGTACGATAACGAAATCGGTTATTCAAATAAAGTATTAGACCTGATTGCTCACGTTTCTAAATAA